In Streptomyces longhuiensis, the following proteins share a genomic window:
- the rapZ gene encoding RNase adapter RapZ, with protein sequence MNVNEQGEQAAPQPSPDDRAGRAAETDGAQVSTGTTSETAGASDAAIPELVIISGMSGAGRSTAAKCLEDLGWFVVDNLPPALIPTMVELGARSQGNVARIAVVVDVRGRRFFTDLHQSLADLESRQVTRRIVFLESSDEALVRRFESVRRPHPLQGDGRIVDGIAAERELLRELRGDADLVIDTSSLNVHELRAKMDAQFAGDEEPELRATVMSFGFKYGLPVDADLVVDMRFLPNPHWVPELRPFTGLNEEVANYVFGQPGAKEFLDRYTELLQLIAAGYRREGKRYVTIAVGCTGGKHRSVAMSEKLAARIAAEGVETVVVHRDMGRE encoded by the coding sequence ATGAACGTGAACGAGCAGGGTGAACAGGCGGCACCACAGCCGTCCCCCGATGACCGGGCGGGCCGGGCTGCGGAGACAGACGGAGCACAGGTGAGTACGGGTACGACGAGCGAGACCGCCGGGGCGTCCGATGCGGCCATCCCCGAGCTGGTGATCATCTCCGGGATGTCAGGCGCCGGGCGTTCCACGGCCGCCAAGTGTCTGGAGGACCTCGGCTGGTTCGTCGTCGACAACCTGCCGCCCGCGCTGATCCCCACGATGGTGGAACTCGGCGCCCGCTCCCAGGGGAACGTCGCCCGGATCGCCGTCGTCGTCGACGTACGCGGCCGCCGCTTCTTCACCGACCTCCACCAGTCCCTCGCCGACCTGGAGTCCCGCCAGGTCACCCGGCGCATCGTGTTCCTGGAGTCCTCCGACGAGGCCCTGGTGCGCCGCTTCGAGTCGGTGCGCCGCCCGCACCCCCTCCAGGGCGACGGCCGCATCGTCGACGGCATCGCGGCCGAGCGCGAGCTCCTGCGCGAGCTGCGCGGCGACGCCGACCTGGTCATCGACACCTCCAGCCTGAACGTGCACGAACTGCGGGCCAAGATGGACGCCCAGTTCGCCGGCGACGAGGAGCCCGAGCTGCGGGCCACGGTCATGTCGTTCGGCTTCAAGTACGGCCTGCCCGTCGACGCCGACCTGGTCGTCGACATGCGCTTCCTGCCGAACCCGCACTGGGTCCCCGAGCTGCGCCCCTTCACCGGCCTGAACGAAGAGGTGGCGAACTACGTCTTCGGCCAGCCCGGCGCCAAGGAGTTCCTCGACCGCTACACCGAGCTGCTCCAGCTCATCGCGGCCGGATACCGCCGTGAGGGCAAGCGGTACGTGACGATCGCGGTCGGCTGCACCGGAGGCAAGCACCGCTCCGTGGCCATGTCGGAGAAGCTCGCCGCGCGCATCGCGGCGGAGGGCGTGGAGACCGTGGTCGTCCACCGGGACATGGGCCGCGAATGA